The nucleotide sequence TTTCGTGGTCCTGGGCGTGCTTCGCGTCAGCGGAAGGTGCCGGGGGACACGCTGTAGGTGCGGCGGGGGATGCCGGCGTCGTCTTCCGGGGCCCAGAGGCCCATCTGCTCCGTCCATCTCACCGAATCCAGCCGCTTTCCGCCGATAGTGAGGAAGCCCGCCGCACGGGTGGTCACGGCGCCCATCTTCCGCAGGTCCGCCACGCCCCGGATCACCGTGCCTCCACGCTCCGCCACGATCTTCTTCGCCGTGCCCGGGCCGATGCCGGGGACGCGCACCAGCTCGTCGTAACTCGCCGTCTTCACCTCCACCGGGAAGCGCTGGGGGTTGGCGAGCGCCCACGCGGTCTTCGGGTCCAGCCCCAGCGGCAGGTTTCCCGTCGCGTCGAACACCACCTCGTCGCGCGCGAAGCCGTAGCGGCGCAGCAGGTAGTCCGCTTGGTACAGCCGCTGCTCGCGCAGCACCGGCGTCTCCGGCGCGTCCTCCATGGGTGTGTCGCGAATAGGGCGGAATGCGCTGAAGTGCGCGTGGTGGATGCCGCCGCGCCCGTACAGCTCCGTCACCTTGCCGATGATCGTCCTGTCCGTGTCGGGCGTGGCCCCCACCACGAACTGCATGGTCATGCCGGACGTGCCGCCGGGGTGCAGCGGGTCGCGCGGGCGCCCGTCGCGCTCCTGGCGCCACTCGCCCACCACCAGCTTTCGCGCCGCGTCCAGGCTGGCGAGCGAGCGGTCCAGGCTTTTCTCCGGCGCGATCTGCACCAGCGTGGATCCGCACGGCGCCTCCAGGTTCAGCGACACCCGGCTGGCTAGGCGCGTGAGCCGCTCGATCTGCGCGGGCTCGCCGCCGGGCGGCATCTTCACATGCACGTAGCCGGTGAAGCGGTGCTTCTCGCGCAGCAGCTCCATCACCTCGATCAGGTCGTCCATCACCTTGGTGGGCCGCCCGGGGATGCCGGTGGTGATGAACAGCCCGCCGCACCAGCCGCGGTGATAGGCTTCCAGGAAGATGCGAACCAGCTCGGCCGGCTTGAGCAGCGTGCGCGGCATGTTGCGGTCGCGGCGCATGGGGCAGTAGTGGCAGTTGAAGCTGCACGCGTTGGTCATCAGGATGCGCATCAGCGACACGCGACCGGACCCCACGCGCAGCTCGCGGATGTTCAACGGCCGCAGCGCGCCCACGTCCTTCGTGTGCCGGAGCCGCGGCGGCAGAGCGCGTTGCGAGCCCTGCGTGCCCTCGTGGTCGTCGGCCGCCAGGGTCATAAGCAGCTCCAGCTTCTGCTCCAGCGTCAGCGTCGTGTCCATCTTCCCTCCTGCTCGCGGGTTCTCCAGCCGGCAGCAGTGTACCGAATGGATGCCGAAGATGCAAGAGCTTTGTTCGGGAAATGTTCGGAATTGATTTCTATCTGCGTCCGCGCATCTCACGAGCCGCCCAACTTGGCGGACCGGTGGGCGGTATCAATCCGAGAGGTTGGGAGATCCGATGACCGAAGGGAGAGAACGCGATGAGGATTCGGAAGATGCGATGCGGTCTGGCGCTGGCGTCCGCGCTCGCGGCCACGGCGTGCCGCCCGTCCGCCGCGCAACAGGGCAGGGGCGGCGCGGAAGCGGATCCACGCGCGACCGCCGCCGCCGCGGAGGCGATGTCGCATGGCGGCATGGAGATGGACCCGCACATGCGCATGACGACGCCGCGGAGGGCGACGGCGGCGGACTCCGCGCGGGCAGCGGCGCTCGTGCGCAGCATGCGAGCGGAGCTGGCGCGCTTCCGCGACGTGCACGCGGCCGAGGCGGCCGGCTTCGAGCAATTCCTCCCCAACGTGCCGCAGCCCGTCTACCACTTCACCAACTGGCGCTGGGCCGTGGAGGAGGCGTTCCGCTTCGACCCCGCCAAGCCCACGTCGCTGCTGTACCGCAGGGAGCCCGATGGCCGCTTCACGCTGGTCGGGGCGATGTACACGGCGCCGCGCCGCTTCTCCGAAGACCGGCTGGGCGAGCGCATCCCGCTGGGAATCGCCCGGTGGCACCAGCACGTGAGCTGGTGCCTGCCGCCGAGAGGGCAGGCGGAACGCTGGCGGGAGATGCGCGGCGGCGAGCCCGTCTTCGGCCCGCGCAGCCCCATCGCCACGAAGGCCGAATGCGATGCGGTGGGCGGCGTCTTCCACGAGCACCTGTTCGGCTGGATGGTGCACGTGAACGCCTTCGAATCCGACGATCCCAAGGTCGTCTGGGCCGACCACCACGGCGCATCCGCCGCCGACTCGTCAACCGATCCGACGATGATGCAGATGCCGGCGGGCCATCACCACGTCTGACCGCCCAGCGGGAGATGCACGGCCGCCGTCCTCCGCCGCGCATCCGCGGGACACCCCGTAGCACATCTACCGAATCCAGACGAGGGCGCATCTCACGCGAGGTGCGCCCTCGTCGCGTCATCCCCATGCGATCACGGGAGATGCGGGGATGGCCGACGCGCTCGCGCTTCATCTGCCGGGCGTGCATGCCGCGATCTACAACTACCGATAGCCTGCGTGGATGCGCACCGGGCCGGACGCCGATTCTCCGCCTCGGCGGGCGTGTCGCGTGATACGGGGGCGGGGGTACGGGTCGTGCCCGCCACGCGCGGCGAACGCGTCCGGCTCGCGGACGGAGCGGGAGAGAACGCGTGGTCGTCCGCGGACGAAGCTCCTCGCACCGGCACCGATGCCGCTCGACTTGCGTCCGTGCGGCGTGAGTCCGCCAGTGGGCTGAAGCGGCGAAGACCAGGTTCGAAGGCTGAGGCTATGCGCGGAAAGGTGCTCCAGAGAGGGCCGGCGAATTCTACTCGCTGGGGAACGGCCCCTCCTCCTCCTGCGATGCCCACATCCGCCGGAAGCGGCCGTTCTCGTCCGCCGTGAGCGTGGTCCAGTCACCGCTCTCCACCAGGCGCCCGGCTTCCAGGACGTGGATGGCGTCGGCGTCGCGGACGGTGCTGAGGCGGTGGGTGATGACCAGGATGGTCGTGC is from Longimicrobiaceae bacterium and encodes:
- a CDS encoding radical SAM protein; protein product: MDTTLTLEQKLELLMTLAADDHEGTQGSQRALPPRLRHTKDVGALRPLNIRELRVGSGRVSLMRILMTNACSFNCHYCPMRRDRNMPRTLLKPAELVRIFLEAYHRGWCGGLFITTGIPGRPTKVMDDLIEVMELLREKHRFTGYVHVKMPPGGEPAQIERLTRLASRVSLNLEAPCGSTLVQIAPEKSLDRSLASLDAARKLVVGEWRQERDGRPRDPLHPGGTSGMTMQFVVGATPDTDRTIIGKVTELYGRGGIHHAHFSAFRPIRDTPMEDAPETPVLREQRLYQADYLLRRYGFARDEVVFDATGNLPLGLDPKTAWALANPQRFPVEVKTASYDELVRVPGIGPGTAKKIVAERGGTVIRGVADLRKMGAVTTRAAGFLTIGGKRLDSVRWTEQMGLWAPEDDAGIPRRTYSVSPGTFR